A genomic stretch from Deinococcus ruber includes:
- a CDS encoding M24 family metallopeptidase, with protein sequence MSEDTLAARTELDAALMQMLTQAGLDALWVSTPENVRYLSGFRDGRDGKVLLMPSGGTLYTDARYTVQAREESRFPQFIARPPETLEHAAPMLEGLRVGFEAEHLTVAQYEDLKAQWNATLTATRGLIEGLRVVKSAQEIASIRAAQDIADAAFAAVSPGIVPGVSERSVALKLEQFIQERGGTAAFDFTVASGPRGAMPHGGASERLIGENDLITIDFGANVDGYHSDMTRTVATGNPSEELRRLYRAVLEAEEAAVAAVKPGASCADLDKLARDILSGHGLGEYFAHSLGHGVGLAIHEGPGLRGTSSEVLRPGMVVTIEPGVYVPGVGGVRIEDLLLVTEDGHEVLSHSPKVTL encoded by the coding sequence ATGTCAGAAGATACCTTGGCCGCGCGGACCGAACTGGATGCCGCGCTGATGCAGATGCTGACGCAGGCCGGACTGGACGCCCTGTGGGTCAGCACACCGGAGAACGTGCGTTACCTGTCTGGATTTCGGGATGGACGCGACGGCAAGGTGCTGCTGATGCCCAGCGGCGGCACGCTCTATACCGACGCCCGTTACACCGTGCAGGCCCGTGAAGAGAGCCGTTTTCCCCAGTTCATCGCCCGCCCGCCCGAAACGCTGGAACACGCGGCCCCCATGCTGGAAGGGCTGCGGGTGGGCTTCGAGGCCGAGCATCTGACGGTGGCGCAGTACGAAGACCTCAAGGCCCAGTGGAACGCCACACTCACCGCAACACGCGGTCTGATCGAAGGGCTGCGCGTGGTCAAATCGGCGCAGGAAATCGCCAGCATCCGTGCCGCGCAGGACATTGCCGACGCCGCCTTTGCCGCTGTGTCGCCCGGCATCGTGCCCGGTGTGAGCGAACGCAGCGTGGCACTGAAGCTGGAACAGTTCATTCAGGAGCGCGGAGGTACGGCAGCCTTCGATTTCACGGTGGCGTCGGGGCCACGCGGAGCCATGCCACACGGCGGCGCGTCGGAGCGCCTGATCGGGGAAAACGACCTGATTACCATCGATTTCGGCGCGAATGTGGACGGCTACCACTCCGATATGACGCGCACGGTGGCGACAGGCAATCCCAGCGAGGAACTACGCCGCCTGTACCGCGCCGTGTTGGAGGCCGAAGAAGCCGCCGTCGCCGCCGTGAAGCCGGGCGCGAGCTGCGCTGACCTCGACAAGCTGGCCCGCGACATCCTGAGCGGGCACGGGCTGGGCGAGTATTTCGCGCACTCGCTGGGGCACGGCGTCGGGCTGGCGATCCACGAGGGGCCAGGGCTGCGCGGCACCAGCAGCGAAGTGCTGAGGCCCGGAATGGTCGTGACCATCGAGCCGGGCGTGTATGTACCGGGTGTGGGCGGCGTGCGGATCGAAGACCTGCTGCTGGTAACGGAAGACGGCCATGAAGTGCTGTCGCATTCTCCGAAGGTCACCCTTTGA
- a CDS encoding CTP synthase, protein MKYIFVTGGVVSSLGKGVATASLGALLRARGYKVTAVKVDPYINIDAGTMRPYEHGEVFVTASGAETDLDLGNYERFLDLDVPEGSNLTTGQAYQEVIRRERAGDYLSQTVQVIPHVTDEIKRRIRTAGEKAGAEIVLVEVGGTVGDMESLPFLEAIRQFRFDEGEENTLYLHLTLVPYLGTSNEFKTKPTQHSVAALRSYGISPDIVMVRSKEKLPEEITKKIALFTSVRANRVFSSYDVSHVYEVPLALEEQGLGKAVETLLSLEPILPNLSVWQKAIRVMRQPSHEVTIALAGKYTAMPDAYLSLLEALTHAGIANDARVNIHWVNAEELESDPAAHFEGVDGILVPGGFGIRGIEGKIRAAQFARESKVPYLGICLGMQIAVIEYARHVVGLEGANSTEFDAYAPFKVIDLMPEQLESEGMGGTMRLGDWPMKLKAGTRIAELYSIPQGGVVNERHRHRYEVNPQYVPQLEAAGLTVGSVTPGMAGRGAGLVESIELEDHPFFVAMQAHPEFKSRPMRPSPPFAAFIAAALANRLGKAQTQTQPEVQTQHA, encoded by the coding sequence ATGAAATATATTTTTGTGACGGGCGGCGTAGTGTCCAGCCTGGGAAAAGGTGTTGCCACAGCGTCGCTGGGAGCACTCCTGCGTGCTCGGGGTTACAAGGTCACGGCAGTCAAGGTCGATCCGTATATCAATATCGATGCTGGAACCATGCGGCCCTACGAACACGGTGAAGTCTTCGTGACCGCCTCGGGCGCAGAAACCGACCTCGATCTGGGAAATTACGAGCGTTTCCTCGATCTGGACGTGCCCGAAGGCAGCAACCTGACCACCGGGCAGGCGTATCAGGAAGTCATTCGCCGCGAGCGGGCAGGCGATTACCTGTCGCAGACGGTGCAGGTGATTCCGCACGTGACCGACGAGATCAAGCGGCGCATCCGCACGGCGGGCGAGAAGGCGGGCGCGGAAATCGTGCTGGTCGAGGTCGGCGGCACGGTGGGCGATATGGAAAGCCTGCCGTTTCTGGAGGCCATCCGTCAGTTCCGCTTCGACGAGGGCGAGGAAAACACCCTGTACCTGCACCTGACGCTGGTGCCGTACCTGGGCACGAGCAACGAATTCAAGACCAAGCCCACGCAGCATTCGGTGGCGGCCCTGCGAAGCTACGGCATCAGCCCCGATATCGTGATGGTTCGCAGCAAGGAAAAGCTGCCCGAAGAGATCACCAAGAAGATTGCGCTGTTTACCAGTGTGCGGGCCAACCGGGTGTTTTCCAGCTACGACGTGTCTCACGTATACGAGGTGCCGCTGGCGCTGGAAGAGCAGGGACTGGGCAAGGCCGTCGAGACGCTGCTGAGTCTGGAACCGATCTTGCCCAATCTGAGCGTGTGGCAGAAGGCCATCCGGGTGATGCGCCAGCCGAGCCATGAAGTGACGATTGCGCTGGCGGGCAAATACACTGCCATGCCCGATGCGTACCTGAGCCTGCTGGAAGCCCTGACCCACGCCGGAATCGCCAACGACGCCCGCGTGAACATCCACTGGGTCAATGCCGAGGAACTGGAGAGCGACCCGGCGGCCCACTTCGAGGGTGTAGACGGCATTCTGGTGCCGGGGGGCTTCGGCATCCGGGGCATCGAGGGCAAGATTCGTGCGGCGCAGTTTGCCCGTGAGTCGAAGGTGCCGTACCTGGGCATCTGCCTGGGCATGCAGATCGCGGTGATCGAATATGCGCGGCATGTAGTGGGGCTGGAAGGAGCCAACAGCACCGAATTCGACGCCTATGCGCCCTTCAAGGTCATCGATCTGATGCCCGAGCAGCTTGAGAGCGAAGGTATGGGCGGCACCATGCGTCTGGGCGACTGGCCCATGAAGCTGAAAGCGGGCACGCGCATTGCCGAGCTGTACAGCATTCCGCAGGGCGGCGTGGTGAACGAGCGCCACCGCCACCGCTACGAGGTCAACCCGCAGTATGTGCCGCAGCTCGAAGCGGCGGGCCTGACGGTGGGCAGTGTGACACCGGGTATGGCGGGGCGCGGCGCGGGGCTGGTCGAGAGCATCGAACTGGAAGACCATCCGTTCTTCGTGGCGATGCAGGCACACCCGGAATTCAAGAGCCGCCCCATGCGCCCCAGCCCCCCGTTCGCGGCTTTTATCGCGGCGGCGCTGGCAAACCGCCTGGGCAAGGCGCAGACACAGACGCAGCCGGAAGTGCAGACTCAGCACGCCTGA
- a CDS encoding LysM peptidoglycan-binding domain-containing M23 family metallopeptidase: MKRSLALALTVTLSAPIVAIKATVTPTSKAAVSAPVLLYTVQTGDTLYHIAQSHGLTTEDLMKLNNLSSPSISVGQQLRLSAGTTAATPAAPAPTPAPAPAPAKPAPSAPQAAPAPAAPAPVTITVKGNVVAGVTVRAPARLKMGDGFVLRLSGARAGEAQITFPSEVGEDVRRPAEILTPIGAAGEYSVLGRVVLGKTTPVTYTVKIGNEQMKGSIPVSGLDQAIQHLNLPKSLTDRLTAPTRPLEEKIVEAAYALRTPQAWSKPFAAPIDTRSVSSGFGQPRTYVAGGEVKYHYGMDFPAKLGTPVHAVNDGKVVIAATYPVRGGLVAIDHGAGLVSLYFHQSKILVKVGQIVTRGQIIGQAGTTGLSEGPHLHLEMRVRGEATLPTLYFGKLWP; this comes from the coding sequence ATGAAGCGTTCACTTGCTCTTGCCCTTACCGTCACGCTGAGCGCCCCTATCGTTGCCATCAAGGCGACTGTCACCCCCACGTCAAAAGCTGCTGTCTCGGCTCCGGTGCTGCTGTATACCGTCCAGACTGGCGATACGCTCTATCACATCGCCCAGTCGCACGGCCTGACCACCGAAGACCTGATGAAGCTCAACAATCTGAGCAGCCCTTCCATCAGCGTGGGGCAACAGCTTCGCCTGTCTGCCGGAACGACGGCGGCAACGCCTGCTGCCCCTGCGCCCACACCTGCTCCGGCTCCTGCACCTGCCAAGCCCGCGCCGTCTGCACCTCAGGCCGCTCCCGCTCCGGCAGCCCCGGCCCCGGTCACCATCACAGTCAAGGGAAACGTGGTCGCGGGTGTCACCGTGCGTGCTCCGGCGCGGCTGAAGATGGGCGACGGCTTTGTGCTGCGGCTGTCGGGTGCGCGGGCGGGCGAGGCGCAGATCACCTTTCCCAGCGAGGTGGGCGAAGACGTGCGCCGCCCTGCCGAAATTCTGACGCCCATCGGGGCCGCCGGAGAATACTCGGTGCTGGGGCGGGTGGTGCTGGGCAAGACCACGCCCGTGACCTACACCGTCAAAATCGGCAACGAGCAGATGAAGGGCAGCATTCCGGTCTCGGGTCTGGATCAGGCCATCCAGCATCTGAATCTGCCCAAATCGCTGACAGATCGCCTGACCGCGCCGACTCGCCCGCTCGAAGAGAAGATCGTCGAAGCCGCGTATGCCCTCCGCACGCCGCAGGCATGGTCGAAGCCGTTTGCCGCGCCAATCGATACCCGCAGCGTGTCGAGCGGTTTCGGACAGCCGCGAACCTACGTGGCAGGCGGCGAGGTGAAATACCACTACGGCATGGATTTTCCGGCCAAACTCGGCACTCCCGTTCACGCAGTCAACGACGGCAAAGTCGTGATCGCGGCCACGTATCCGGTGCGCGGCGGTCTGGTCGCCATCGACCACGGGGCAGGGCTGGTCAGCCTGTATTTTCATCAGTCGAAGATTCTGGTGAAGGTCGGGCAGATCGTGACACGCGGTCAGATCATCGGACAGGCGGGTACCACGGGCCTGAGCGAAGGGCCGCATCTGCATCTGGAAATGCGGGTACGCGGCGAGGCCACCTTGCCCACGCTGTACTTCGGCAAGCTCTGGCCGTAA
- a CDS encoding UbiA family prenyltransferase has protein sequence MRMQERGPRSWSLGRAGTLSLRQLLTVSRPALWINTVGVLVTGLWLAGDLYTLQLAFWVLLVYLTLPYNLLIYGLNDLADAAEDALNPRKGGWQGARLQSTERGPLLLWIAALNVPFLLALAWLLPPAALGVLLLSALLFAGYSVPPLRFKARFLLDGLSNVAYALPLLLPALLLNRALPLTALLALGAYSVGKHAFDAAQDIPSDQAAGLTTTATRLGVRGAAVYALGWFALAAALLWVLSPLSAGLLLVVCGGMALRLCLKPQAQTAARLYPLSILSPWIVGGVSGVQLVYLLVRGVQ, from the coding sequence ATGCGGATGCAGGAGCGGGGGCCACGAAGTTGGAGCTTGGGCAGGGCGGGGACGCTTTCGCTGCGGCAACTTCTGACAGTTTCGCGCCCGGCCCTGTGGATCAATACCGTCGGAGTGCTGGTGACGGGGCTGTGGCTGGCAGGCGACCTGTACACGCTTCAGCTCGCGTTCTGGGTGCTGCTGGTGTATCTGACGCTGCCGTACAACCTGTTGATCTATGGCCTGAACGACCTCGCAGACGCTGCCGAAGACGCCCTGAACCCCCGCAAGGGCGGCTGGCAGGGCGCACGGCTCCAATCAACCGAGCGCGGCCCGCTGCTGCTGTGGATCGCGGCGCTGAATGTGCCGTTTCTGCTGGCGCTGGCGTGGCTGTTGCCGCCTGCCGCTCTGGGCGTGCTGCTGCTGTCGGCGCTGTTGTTTGCCGGGTATAGCGTGCCGCCGCTGCGCTTCAAAGCCCGGTTTCTGCTCGATGGCCTGTCGAACGTGGCCTACGCGCTGCCGCTGCTGCTGCCCGCGCTGTTGCTGAACCGGGCGCTGCCCCTGACCGCGCTGCTGGCGCTGGGTGCGTACTCGGTGGGCAAACACGCCTTCGACGCCGCCCAGGACATTCCCAGCGACCAGGCGGCGGGCCTGACCACCACTGCGACCCGGCTCGGCGTGCGCGGCGCGGCGGTGTATGCGCTCGGCTGGTTCGCGCTGGCTGCCGCGCTGCTGTGGGTGCTCAGCCCGCTCAGCGCTGGGCTGCTGCTGGTGGTCTGCGGCGGAATGGCGCTCCGTCTGTGCCTGAAGCCCCAGGCACAGACGGCGGCGCGGCTGTATCCGCTCAGCATCCTGAGTCCGTGGATCGTGGGCGGCGTCAGTGGGGTGCAGCTGGTGTATCTGCTCGTGCGCGGAGTGCAGTGA
- a CDS encoding MFS transporter — translation MSVKSRSERASAASGAAPGRPKLVLFLTIFVAMLGLSVLFPIIAPLSRQLGLSETQAGWFSTAYSLMQFVFAPIWGARSERVGRKPVLLLGLVGFSLSFGLFGLFALLGLHGALSGTLLFVLLVASRLVGGVLSSATLPTAQAMMADLTGRENRAAAMGLIGAAFGLGVVFGPALGAALSKLGLVVPVFFSAGLGLLTALLASVTLRETRQPGQETDQRSSARHLLRGPLLLFLIISALYTLASVGMEQTIGFYVQDTLHLSSAQTATTVGGMLAIFGFLAAAVQGGAMRPLSKRVSPGVLIPAGLLVMGAGMLLVPSGHSFWGITGALALVGVGSAILGPSLSAALSLGVGENGQGQVAGLNSSALALGRMTGPLIGTGLYQRLSHGAPYIFSALVLLVLLVVSLVNRPQIERQVGSTPGR, via the coding sequence ATGAGTGTCAAGTCTCGTTCCGAGCGTGCCAGTGCCGCTTCCGGTGCTGCTCCGGGTCGCCCGAAGCTGGTGCTGTTCCTTACCATCTTCGTGGCGATGCTGGGCCTGAGCGTGCTGTTTCCGATCATCGCGCCGCTGTCACGCCAGCTGGGCCTCAGCGAGACGCAGGCAGGCTGGTTCTCGACGGCCTACAGCCTGATGCAGTTCGTGTTCGCTCCGATCTGGGGGGCACGCAGCGAGCGGGTGGGTCGAAAGCCCGTGCTGCTGCTGGGGCTGGTCGGCTTTTCCCTGAGCTTCGGCCTGTTCGGGCTGTTCGCGCTGCTGGGGCTGCACGGCGCACTCAGCGGCACCCTGCTGTTCGTGCTGCTGGTGGCGTCGCGGCTGGTGGGCGGCGTCCTGAGCAGCGCCACGTTGCCCACCGCACAGGCGATGATGGCCGACCTGACCGGACGCGAGAACCGCGCCGCCGCGATGGGCCTGATCGGAGCGGCCTTCGGGCTGGGGGTGGTGTTCGGGCCTGCGCTGGGCGCGGCGCTCTCGAAGCTGGGATTGGTGGTTCCGGTATTCTTCAGCGCCGGGCTGGGCCTGCTAACGGCGCTGCTGGCCTCGGTCACGCTGCGCGAAACCCGGCAGCCGGGGCAGGAAACAGACCAGCGCAGCTCGGCACGTCATCTGCTGCGGGGGCCACTGCTGCTGTTCCTGATCATCAGTGCGCTGTATACCCTCGCCTCGGTGGGCATGGAGCAGACCATCGGATTTTATGTGCAGGACACGCTGCACCTCAGCAGCGCCCAGACCGCGACCACGGTGGGGGGCATGCTCGCCATCTTCGGCTTTCTGGCGGCGGCGGTACAGGGCGGAGCGATGCGTCCTCTCAGCAAGCGGGTATCGCCGGGCGTGCTCATTCCCGCCGGTCTGCTGGTCATGGGTGCGGGTATGCTGCTCGTTCCCAGCGGCCACAGCTTCTGGGGCATCACCGGGGCGCTGGCACTGGTGGGCGTGGGCAGCGCCATCCTGGGGCCGAGCCTGTCGGCGGCGCTGTCGCTGGGTGTGGGCGAAAACGGACAGGGTCAGGTGGCAGGCCTCAACAGCAGCGCACTGGCGCTGGGCCGCATGACCGGGCCACTCATCGGCACGGGGCTGTATCAGCGCCTGTCGCACGGGGCACCCTACATCTTCAGCGCGTTGGTGCTGCTGGTGCTGCTGGTGGTCAGTCTGGTCAATCGCCCGCAGATCGAGCGGCAGGTGGGAAGCACGCCGGGCCGCTGA
- a CDS encoding YbjN domain-containing protein: protein MTNSDTALLTLETIAKYLKEKEVQLDMEENDGQRFIRMGWRFEMGDAAVLVSVNDGPQNTSRLEVTCVTQKQYTGRKQEVMELLNSRNRERAFSRSIDADGNVWLEYVGFYPTLTEMPQETFDTLFGGVLMHFQDDYAYLEGFQIQQQQPQA from the coding sequence ATGACCAATTCAGACACCGCCCTGCTGACCCTGGAAACCATCGCCAAGTACCTGAAAGAGAAAGAAGTTCAGCTCGATATGGAAGAGAACGACGGGCAGCGCTTCATTCGCATGGGCTGGCGCTTCGAGATGGGCGACGCCGCCGTTCTGGTGAGCGTCAACGACGGCCCCCAGAACACCAGCCGCCTGGAAGTGACCTGCGTGACCCAGAAGCAGTACACGGGCCGCAAGCAGGAAGTGATGGAGCTGCTGAACAGCCGCAACCGCGAGCGGGCGTTCAGCCGCAGCATCGACGCCGACGGCAACGTCTGGCTGGAATACGTGGGCTTCTACCCCACCCTCACCGAAATGCCCCAGGAAACCTTCGACACGCTGTTCGGCGGCGTGCTGATGCACTTCCAGGACGACTACGCCTACCTGGAAGGCTTCCAGATTCAGCAGCAGCAGCCCCAGGCATAA
- a CDS encoding magnesium transporter CorA family protein, translating to MLTYYRSIGGKLHRVETYVDGCWVDVQKPSPEELAIVSRETGLELDYLSYPLDPDERSRFEREDEQLLIIMQTSYRLGEDSDIPFDTVPLGIMHTDHCLVTVCAQENPVVRDIVSGLMKTVHTAKKNRLTLQLFLRNAQRFLIDVRQINKQVDRAEDRLESSTQNKELLELLRLEKSLVYFMTALKANELMMERVKRDRIFEMYEEDADLLDDVLIENLQAIEMVGIASNILTSMSGTFASVINNNVNQVVKLLTVTTILVAIPTLITGVFGMNVPIPFQDHAYMFGVVMFIMVAVSGLLAFLFYKWRLFS from the coding sequence GTGCTGACGTATTACCGCAGTATCGGCGGCAAGCTCCACCGCGTTGAAACGTATGTAGACGGCTGCTGGGTCGATGTACAGAAGCCCAGCCCCGAGGAACTGGCGATTGTCAGCCGCGAGACGGGGTTGGAACTCGATTACCTGTCGTACCCGCTCGACCCCGACGAACGCAGCCGCTTCGAGCGCGAAGACGAGCAACTGCTGATCATCATGCAGACCAGTTACCGGCTGGGCGAGGACAGCGATATTCCCTTCGACACGGTGCCGCTGGGCATCATGCACACCGATCACTGCCTGGTGACGGTCTGCGCTCAGGAAAACCCGGTGGTGCGCGATATCGTGTCGGGTCTGATGAAAACGGTGCATACCGCCAAAAAGAACCGCCTGACGCTGCAACTGTTTTTGCGAAATGCCCAGCGGTTTCTGATCGACGTGCGCCAGATCAACAAGCAGGTAGACCGCGCCGAAGACCGACTGGAATCCAGCACCCAGAACAAGGAACTGCTGGAACTGCTGCGGCTGGAAAAGAGTCTGGTGTACTTCATGACGGCGCTGAAGGCCAACGAACTGATGATGGAACGCGTCAAACGCGACCGCATCTTCGAGATGTATGAGGAAGACGCCGACCTGCTCGACGACGTGTTGATCGAGAATTTGCAGGCCATCGAAATGGTCGGTATCGCCAGCAACATCCTGACAAGCATGAGCGGCACTTTTGCCAGCGTGATTAACAACAACGTCAATCAGGTGGTGAAACTGCTGACCGTGACCACCATTCTGGTCGCCATTCCCACACTCATTACCGGGGTGTTCGGAATGAACGTGCCGATTCCTTTTCAGGACCACGCGTATATGTTCGGCGTGGTGATGTTCATCATGGTGGCGGTGAGCGGTCTGCTGGCCTTCCTGTTCTACAAGTGGCGGCTGTTTTCATAG
- a CDS encoding septal ring lytic transglycosylase RlpA family protein, which produces MKGPTSPGLMLAALLAFSAYGNVGADVVYRVQPGDTLSLLARRSGVSVAELQRLNGMNGVLLMVGQAIKLPGSSDDASPTDAGSADSAAAVKAITAQADAPVFQSGMAVYYGGRADNRTVLTAAHLSLPFGTWVEVTHVRTGKSVLVLINDRGPFGRPDRIIDLSAAAARELGIMGEGVAPVTIRIARQP; this is translated from the coding sequence TTGAAGGGCCCCACTTCGCCGGGCCTGATGCTCGCGGCACTCCTGGCATTCTCGGCATATGGGAATGTTGGGGCCGATGTGGTGTACCGGGTGCAGCCGGGCGACACGCTTTCGCTGCTGGCCCGGCGCAGTGGGGTCAGCGTGGCCGAGCTGCAACGCCTGAACGGGATGAACGGCGTCCTGCTGATGGTCGGGCAGGCCATCAAACTTCCGGGAAGCAGCGACGATGCCAGCCCAACCGATGCTGGTTCCGCCGATTCTGCGGCGGCGGTCAAAGCCATTACCGCGCAGGCAGACGCGCCGGTCTTTCAGAGCGGGATGGCGGTGTACTACGGCGGGCGGGCCGACAACCGCACCGTGCTGACAGCGGCGCACCTGTCGCTGCCGTTCGGAACGTGGGTGGAAGTGACGCATGTGCGAACCGGAAAGAGTGTACTGGTGCTGATTAACGACCGGGGACCATTCGGACGCCCAGACCGGATTATCGACCTGTCGGCTGCCGCTGCCCGAGAACTGGGGATCATGGGCGAAGGCGTGGCCCCGGTCACGATCCGAATTGCCCGGCAACCGTGA
- a CDS encoding phytoene desaturase family protein yields the protein MRGADVGIVGGGLAGLALAALLAQDGRRVTVYERDELGGKLRRVQVGQHTFDTGPSLFTFPGVWRTLLARLNEADPLALRPLPGGLGVHSTPFGNVPLPVPLYHPLSPHWERYRSEVLTLRPHVETLLTMPPSLTSPAFLKASAALARVLGPHLTAQSWLRSRRFPPALHHALAVHALNAGLGPGQAGALYALLPALIADEVCRPAAGMGALLGALVGFCRARGVTLRPHTPVSDLRQVAHHSQLVSAIDPARLARLLKKSVPDAPLTVSGIAIYAALPDSSPLPATSVVTPDSYCDFAAAMSARALPPSTLALIHADGPRLALLLTAPPNGGEFALDHPWVQGQIQRVEQVLDVPGLLDSAQTAVLTPQFYVQGGAPGGAIYGQALAAWRSGPFHPQPYRVSRRLWQVGTGVHPGGGIPAVLGGAMIVAELMSKPGM from the coding sequence GTGAGGGGCGCAGATGTCGGCATCGTGGGGGGCGGGCTGGCGGGGCTGGCGCTGGCGGCGCTGCTGGCCCAGGACGGGCGGCGAGTCACGGTGTACGAGCGAGATGAACTCGGCGGTAAGCTGCGCCGCGTGCAGGTGGGGCAGCACACCTTCGACACCGGCCCCAGCCTGTTTACCTTTCCCGGCGTATGGCGCACGCTGCTGGCGCGGCTGAACGAGGCCGACCCGCTCGCGCTCAGGCCGCTTCCGGGGGGGTTGGGCGTGCATTCCACGCCGTTCGGAAACGTGCCGTTGCCTGTGCCGCTGTACCATCCGCTCTCGCCGCACTGGGAGCGCTACCGCTCGGAGGTGCTGACGCTGCGCCCACACGTCGAAACGCTGCTGACCATGCCGCCGAGCCTGACAAGTCCGGCCTTCCTGAAGGCGAGTGCGGCACTGGCCCGCGTACTGGGGCCGCACCTGACGGCGCAGAGCTGGCTGCGTTCGCGCCGATTTCCCCCCGCGCTGCATCATGCGCTGGCGGTGCATGCGCTGAATGCCGGGCTGGGGCCGGGGCAGGCGGGAGCGCTGTACGCGCTGCTTCCGGCCCTGATTGCCGATGAGGTGTGCCGTCCGGCGGCGGGTATGGGGGCGCTGTTAGGCGCGCTGGTGGGCTTCTGCCGGGCGCGGGGTGTGACGCTGCGCCCACACACGCCCGTTTCCGATCTGCGGCAGGTGGCGCACCATTCGCAGCTCGTGAGCGCCATCGACCCGGCGCGGCTGGCCCGCCTGCTGAAAAAGTCTGTGCCAGACGCTCCGCTCACCGTTTCTGGCATTGCGATCTATGCCGCCCTTCCAGACAGTTCGCCGCTGCCCGCCACCAGCGTCGTCACGCCGGACAGTTACTGCGACTTCGCGGCGGCGATGTCGGCCCGCGCTCTGCCGCCCAGCACGCTGGCGCTGATACACGCCGACGGCCCCCGGTTGGCGCTCCTGCTGACCGCCCCGCCGAATGGGGGAGAGTTCGCGCTCGATCATCCGTGGGTGCAGGGCCAGATTCAGAGAGTAGAACAAGTGCTGGACGTGCCCGGTCTGCTGGATTCGGCACAGACGGCGGTGCTGACGCCCCAGTTCTACGTTCAGGGTGGCGCACCTGGCGGGGCCATCTATGGTCAGGCGTTGGCGGCGTGGCGCTCGGGGCCGTTTCATCCGCAGCCGTACCGGGTTTCACGGCGGCTGTGGCAGGTCGGAACGGGCGTTCATCCCGGCGGCGGCATTCCGGCGGTACTGGGCGGGGCGATGATCGTGGCGGAACTGATGAGCAAGCCGGGCATGTAG